atgaatcatgagtgtttatatattctttcatatttttcatacttgtatgtacagtggcgaagccacgtgagggcgaggagtggcggccgccactcccctcgccggGAAACTCCACTGGACCCAGCTCTTCACCACTCCCCTCGCGCACGCCTCGCCGGAAAACCCTGGTGCATCTCCTCTGTCTTTCTGGGCAATCTGCAATCTGTTCTGCGCAGATTgcagtttcttttttttttttaaaccaggcaaacgacgtcgttttgggcctggtaaaaaaaatttaaaaattgttaTACAAAATGGCGCCGTTTTGTatatttgaattaaaaaatatatatatatgaaggggGACCGCTTCCCTTCCGCGTGTCACCCCAAAACCCTATATCATATGTCCCCCCCCCCCGACCCCATTCCCCTTTACTGCTTATTCCTGCCGTTTGTTTACCAATCAACACAGAGAAAGAGAGCCAAGCTGCTCCCCAAAATCCCAGCAGCCAAGCCAACGCCAAGTGAGTCCCCTTTAATTTCTGTTGAGCCTTCACAGTTCACAAGCCACTCTCCTCTCCTCGCTCCACCTTGAGCTTGAGCCGGCTTCCACCAATCACCATTTAAAGGTAaaatttttaattcttaaatgtATAATCCataaccctaattaattatttaatacaaatttcatttaattggtatagaatcatatggtaatgcattaatatggttattggttattgattattgatgtGAATCATATGCTtctatgattattgatatgaaattatgaaattatttttcaGGGTGAAATTATTGATACGAATTGGGAATTAGAAGAATCGTGCTTTTAATTTGCTTCTTACTCTTAtcatatgtatgtataattgtACATATAGATAAATTGGCATGTCAAAAGCCATCTTTAACTAAAATTATTGGTAATAAGCCACCAGGATGGACGCAATGAGCCATCTTTAACTAATATTAGTActtttgattaattgaattgttggttggTTGGATTAGTTATTATGCATACTATAATAATAGTATAGTCTACTTTAGGATTAAGAGTCtaagaatttttatttctttccattttacagttacgtaatggaacgatactataagaaacaatgcttaaatcctccttcaaacaTTTCGGGTAGTCcttctccttcaaatattccgagtagtcctcctcctccttcaaatattccaagtaGGTCACAACAAAGTGAAGTCACTGAGTTGGATGAAATATTGGCTAATCTTCCTGCAGACCCTACACATAGACGTCGAATGCTTGATTATCCACCTAATTATCGTGAAGCAATTCGTAGACACTATCTTCAAGTTGATCCTTGTCAACCTAGAGACCACATCATGCCAAGAAAGGTTAGCGACAATCGATGTTTTATCATTCGTTGGTTTGATAAGTTTAagtggttggagtatagtataTCCAAAAATGCTGCATTTTGCCGTTATTGTTATCTTTTCAAATGTGATTTTGATCAAATGGGTAGCACTGGAAGTGATGTCTTCACTGAGATAGGGTTTACAAATTGGAAGAAAGGATCCGAAAATCTTCGAGTCCATGAGGGAGGTGTTGGAAGTCTTCATAATAAAGCTGTACAACAAGCTAGAGATTTGATGGCACAAAAAAAACACATTGAAACATTTGTGATTAAGCAAACCGATGAAGCTCACATTAATTATCGTACTTTATTGAGTGCCTCACTTGAGTGCACAAGATGGTTGTTGGGACAAGATTTGCCTTTTCGTGGCCATGATGAATCGTTGAAATCAAGCAATAGGGGCAATTATTTGGAGCTTATGCAATTTCTTTCCAAGTATAATGAACAAGTTAGGAAGGTTGTGTTTGAGAATGCTCCCAAGAATCTTAAGTATACTTCTTCCGATATTCAAAAAGATCTTGTCCGTGCTTGTGCCATTGAAACTGTAGATGCAATCACTAAAGATATGGAAggtgcattttttttctcttttggttgatGGAGCACGTGATTCTTCAACTAAAGAGCAAATGGCAGTGGTATTGCGTTATGTGAACAAAAAAGGAGAAGCAATTGAAAAGTTTTTGGGTGTTCAACATGTCTCCTCTACAACTAGTAACTCGCTTGAAGAGACCATTGAGAGATTGTTTGCTACAACAAATTTGAGTATGTCCAAGTTACGAGGACAAGGCTATGATGGAGCTAGTAATATGAAAGGTGAGTTAAATGGtcttaaaacaaagattttgaacAAATACCCTCAAGCATTTTATATTCATTGTTTTGCACACCAACTCCAACTAGCTCTTGTATTCGTGGCAAAGGAAAATTAGGATGTTGCTaatttcttcatcaatgctAGTAGTTTGGTGAATTTTATTGGATCATCGTGTAAGCGTCGTGATGCATTTAGAGAGaaacaacaagaacaaattCATAAAGCTCTTGATCTTGGTAATCTTGAAACGGGTAAAGGGTCAAATCAAGAAATGAGTCTCATGCGTCCATGTGATACACGGTGGAAATCGCATTATGGTACTATAGTTAGTATTATTGTTATGTTTGAAGCCGTGGTGGAGGTGGTTGAATGGATTAAAAGTGATCGCAACCAAGATAATCTCGGTGAAGCAACTAGGTTATTCAAAGACATACAAACTTTTGATTTTGCAtttcaccttttcttgatgAGACTTATATTGGGAATTACAAATGAGTTATCACAAGCATTGCAAAAGaaagatcaagatattgtgaatgcGATGGCGTTAGTGGAAGTATGCAAGCGAAGACTACAATCTTTGAGAGATGATGACTTTGGGGACTTGCTTCATGATGTAGAAAAGTTTTGTGAGGAGCATGATATTATCATTCCTAACATAGAGGATTTGCATTTCGTACCTGGAAAATCAAGGCGTAAagctccaaaaatcacaaattttCATTACTATCGTGTGGACCtctattttcaagtccttgATATGCAACTAAAGGAGTTGAATGATCACTTCAAGGAGGTAAACACCGAGTTACTTCTTTGTATGACATGTTTGAGTCCGgtgaataattttgcatcttttgacaAAGCAAAAATTGTTCGTTTAGCCCAACTTTATCCTCAAGATTTTGATCGTATAGACCTCATGAATCTTCCAATTCAACTTGACAATTACATTCATGATATGAAGATGCATAGTGAATTTTCATCATTGAGAGGAATTAGTGATCTTGCAAAAGAGTTAGTGAAGACCGGGAGATGTGAAAGCTATATGTTAGTGTATAAACTTCTTACATTGGCTTTGGTGTTACCGGTTGTAACCGCTTCGGTGGAGAGagctttttctgctatgaagattgtgaaaacaccattgcataacaaaatgggagatcaatggttgagtgatagcatgcttgtttacattgagaaagatgtatttgcttttattgataatgagcctattatgcgaCGTTTTCATGACATGAAACCTCGCCgacaacaattgtaatttgtttgtattgattaattatggaagacattactatataaaaagatttagttgttgccatttttctttaaccttGCATTCTTTTAAGTTCGCCCCTCCCCCCGAGAAATCCTGGTTTTGCCACtgtgtatgtatgtcttcttagttcttgcctatacaaatactatattagtttattttaattttggacaacaacatgttaagtaaaatttatcctagtaacgataataaggaactctcataataaaataaataatgactaaaacttttttttttaacttatatagaataataatacaaaactatttatttaatatagaatatattgtatatattaatatggctattgtattttataataaatctttagtaattaaactttaaaattatcaaaataatttttttcttaacgggtcgaaacgggttatcCACGTGTTACCtgcgtgtatacccgttaatAACCCGTTGTTATCGTGTTGACcagaaacccgttattttcgtgtcgttttcgtgtcgtgtcagaaactgccgggtctaCCCAAAATGACTTGAATTAAAGATTAGGACCTCTTCTTCAAGTTCCAAGAAGAACCCAAGTGCAATCATCTTCCAGCCCAAAAGTCATAAATAAGCTCTGCAGCCCAATCTGCCAACACTGTGCGCtggaaataaataaattcaccACGATCAGATGCTTCAGGATAAAATCATGAAAATTTGATACAACCTTCTTGACAGACTCACAAATCCgttccaattggaatcactaaAAAAATCCACCGTTTGCTTATTTTATGCGCAAAACGGATTCgcatgtcctacattgaaaacaCATATCAAAGCATCAAAATTTCACCAAAATAGTCACCAACATATACCAAGAATAGagaaaaatatatagtataaaatcGACTCATCAATAGGATGGTCTACTTAACTTTTCTCCGACCAAACCGAGATCGTTTAAATAtagggatttagggtttatATTGGAAAGAGAATTCAAGGCTGAAATAACATCATGTATAATTGGCCATAAGCACATCATCAGCAGAGGCAACTACAGTGGATTTTTACCTATTCTAATATTTCTACAGCCTATTGTTATATACCAAGAAGCAACCAAAAGACAACCCCCATCTGTTTCCAGCACAGTCATTTCACCGTCGCCTCACAATTAACTTGCTCCACTGCCTTTAGTATCTAGTTCAAGTTGCTAAGGCTGTTAGATGCCAAAGCACAGTTGAATATGGCCAGGGATCTTATACATGGGGACCCTTAAGGACTTGAAGTTTATTAAGTGTAGGAGAATCCTGGCCGTCCTTTCCTACCATGAAATGTTTCAGGTAATCTGTCCTGTTCAGTTGTACTATTACTCTCTCCGCTAGCATGTTGAGTCACATTCCTTAGAGGGTGCACTCCTGCGTTGAATACACATTCATCCAAGAGATGAATTATGGAGATGAGAATAGGAGATAGAGATACGAGAGCGTTTCTGCAAGGAAGAAGCTCTGCATCATATCGCCCTTCTCGGCTGTACTCACCTAAGAAAATTTGGTTAAAATACTTCTGTACAATATTAATGTATTCAAGTAAGTAAACCTATACATATATGCAAAATAGTAGAGAGAGTCCCAGTTAAACAACTTGGTTACTCATTTTGGAACCACATCAATAGCAGCGGTAGTTCGGTTGTTGCTTCATCCTCTTGTAAACCGAAATGCTTAACACCAACCAAAAACAAACTTTTTcttggagaagaaaaagaaaaaaaatgaacaactGGTGATCTCTAAGCCTATTCTCAGTTGACAGTTGAAACAAGGAGCAAGTTCTCATTATTTGCATGAAGAGTGGGGATGCAGTGGGAGGCAACTGAATAAAGGTTCGgttgcttttgtttcttcatTTGATGTGTTGCTTTTCTTCTGGAGGTTGGTGTTCAAACACAGTCGAgttataaaaattttgaaatccaaATCAGAAACCTTTAAAGATTTACATCAAcctttttcatgttttcaaacaaacagTGCATATCAACTAAAGAAATGCTTTTTTTCATTTGGGATCCAAACACTATACTTCAGTATCAAAAGCACTTTTGTGCAATCTGCATTTTCATAGAAGTGCTACGAACAAGTGCTACTGACAAAACACTAGTGAGTGAAAGTGCTTTATAGAGTAGAACCTCCAAAAGAGCCCTAACTAATGAACTTATCCACTACTTAATAAGCAATAGAAGAGTCAAGGAATCTGAAAAATGCTGTGTTACTTTACTCTAACATTCCacaccaaaaaaagaaagaaactttACTCTGATACACCAGTCCAAACTCCATACTACGAATTTGCACAACCACTTTGTCCACTAATCTACAGAGGCCCTCCTGTTGAACTAATACAAAATGCATATATGACATCCTTTCAGTCAAGTTCTGGGACGGAATGAACTATCTGAGTTCATCAAACACCTTATGCAGCCACCCCATCTGCATCTAGCCCTTGTCTGAAGGAAGTATCTTGCGCTTTAAGATCTCATTCTCCTTTCTCAGCTTCATAATCTTAGTCTTCAGCATTTCGACCTGCCAAGTTGAGTTTGAGTCTTGTTTCTGTTCAACTAGCTTTGATCTGCTAACTACCACTGTGTGCACCAACACCAAGGTACGAACAAGTCATTAGCATGTAATTGTTTAGGAAGGCCAAAGCAAGCCCGATCAAGTCACATATAAAACAATTTGAACACGAGAGAAACCGAAAGCAATCTCGCACTCACATTCCTTTTCCAAGTCTTGGACTTTTTTATTCAACTCATTTTTCTCCTCCTGTTCAATTGCGAGGCAGTCCTTCAAATCTTGAATCTCCAGAATATCTGTCAAGGAACGATGACGTCAACTTAAGCATGCTCTAAACTATACTTCTAACAGAGATAAAAGCAAAAAGAGTTATTTAAGACCTCACATTTCGATTCCACATCCAACTGCAAGTGGTCCAACTTGCTTGCTAGAACATGCATATGGGACTTATGGGCTGCTAAATCCCGTTGAAGGTGATTAATGGTTGCTTCATTTTTTGCCTTCTCAAGCATAAACCCTCTGATACAACGCAAACAGCTTTAGCTTGTATGTAGAGTAAATTTCTCTTGACAGACATCATACGTGGTAAGTTCGTGAAGCTGTCAATCAAACCCTTATATTTAAACATATCTCATCTCTGATCAACAATTCAAATTGACGGTCTGATTTAAATGAAACAAACCTGCTAACAACCCTACTCTTATACATGTTGATCACAACAATATATTTAGACATGATTTCCGAACTCCCATTACAAAATGCTGCATTTCTACGTCTATTCTTTGAACGGAAGCAAATTAGAATTTCCAATTCTTCACCATGACTAGGTGATAAAATATTTTCAGGGACATAGACATCATATTTCTCTCTATTTCCAGTCATCCTTTGATCTTCTGTAACTTCATCAAAACTCTTATCAACATGATTTTCTTTTCAGTACTGTTGATTCATTTATGTATACTTCTCATCACTAATGTTGATTTTGATTGACAATCTAGCGACGCTAGATACGTGAATAACAAATATCCAAGAACCATATTTTGGGGGTGAACTTAAAaagttgcaattttttttacaacttCTCTATTTATTGCAACTTCACTTCAATAAGTTCAATCAAATTACTCCTCAGAAGAGATTAAAGCATCaaatttggactaaatttgcaaatctTACTCTGTAAGAGATTTAAGTATTTAATATGGACTAAAATTGCAAATCAAATTTAGTTAAGGGGttaaatttgatattaaaaCTGACCTAATTTGAGCCGCCAAATCATCAAGCTTGGCAGCATAATCTTGCTTAACCAACTCCATAGCTTTCCTGTGCTCTTCTTCTTTACTCATCCACTCATCCCTCATTTTCTTCACCTCTTCCTTCAAGCTCTGGCTTCTTGTACGCCGCTCGAGCTGATCAGCAACACTGCTGAACGACTCCGTGTACAATCTGCTCAATCGTTCGTTTTCTGCAACAACAAATCAAA
The nucleotide sequence above comes from Malus sylvestris chromosome 16, drMalSylv7.2, whole genome shotgun sequence. Encoded proteins:
- the LOC126609241 gene encoding uncharacterized protein LOC126609241, which translates into the protein MAVVLRYVNKKGEAIEKFLGVQHVSSTTSNSLEETIERLFATTNLSMSKLRGQGYDGASNMKAVVEVVEWIKSDRNQDNLGEATRLFKDIQTFDFAFHLFLMRLILGITNELSQALQKKDQDIVNAMALVEVCKRRLQSLRDDDFGDLLHDVEKFCEEHDIIIPNIEDLHFVPGKSRRKAPKITNFHYYRVDLYFQVLDMQLKELNDHFKEVNTELLLCMTCLSPVNNFASFDKAKIVRLAQLYPQDFDRIDLMNLPIQLDNYIHDMKMHSEFSSLRGISDLAKELVKTGRCESYMLVYKLLTLALVLPVVTASVERAFSAMKIPIVIYQEATKRQPPSVSSTVISPSPHN
- the LOC126607006 gene encoding protein At-4/1 is translated as MAATSDEEMDSLLSTLDQIYQDFKTGAAEIESSKSACNAEAKKREALEFTCNNLRQENERLSRLYTESFSSVADQLERRTRSQSLKEEVKKMRDEWMSKEEEHRKAMELVKQDYAAKLDDLAAQIRGFMLEKAKNEATINHLQRDLAAHKSHMHVLASKLDHLQLDVESKYILEIQDLKDCLAIEQEEKNELNKKVQDLEKELVVSRSKLVEQKQDSNSTWQVEMLKTKIMKLRKENEILKRKILPSDKG